A genomic region of Vitis vinifera cultivar Pinot Noir 40024 chromosome 7, ASM3070453v1 contains the following coding sequences:
- the LOC104878167 gene encoding protein DYAD produces the protein MTLRSTETTEMMEIERQQKSLEVVEAQQSPSLARHVLRSSTSNEEMEEVGSFYEIDHSRLPPDSPSQLYPCRVVMVSEKTEHNVSVRFPSRLSIREHFRDKASGEVNGKMYPALDERWEMGLNIAGQVLPRQIPTEEFSEQRNLPSFWSVQQLETEKISIPASDGELGDLTSKKGKCWSELKCEGLVKWGMRRKVRFISRYFEDNSEHLTSEVKEEEKGDEEETEEAAKFDMPETRGSRKRKRHTFNRTQKAKREKQQRSSGYTGRILKNSKDRWSAERYKVAEENMLKILKAKGAVFGNPILRPELRQEARKKIGDTGLLDHLLKHMAGKVAPGGAERFRRRHNADGAMEYWLENADLVSIRREAGVQDPYWTPPLGWKPGDSPTQDPVCAKELKRLKQEMAQMKRVMDELVSKKRHEEGWVTAGKDSSIMHDENLVVRHGDSLHSLKKMYQDLVKMKAKIDEQLSKISCSLKGMEEEMGELTSTVEEPEKKSESQGMAMGSAVSVAGSGEKAEGERMKRKGEKEKGVADPRAGDEEGKNVGGGKSEEKAAKIQRLKSGFRLCKPQGTFLWPSSMAVSPQVVVQVEDLLALPTPPSVSSSTSPPLPLPPPPPLPLSQPISPVKPLAEKRHVNATPHHTTTLINLNEPPSVTASTNNGSGGTSASASGFYQPNHTPTITDVLPRGKIGKDVVNPWEDLAGPESKNFTGYSHQWQQRRGYSNSNTSTSTSTSNTCLAMGMGTWLALSSPNSMDNSHRN, from the exons ATGACATTACGGTCTACGGAAACCACT gAAATGATGGAGATAGAAAGGCAGCAGAAAAGCTTGGAGGTGGTGGAGGCACAACAAAGCCCATCTTTAGCTAGACATGTACTACGCAGCAGCACATCCAATG AGGAAATGGAGGAAGTGGGTTCTTTCTACGAAATCGATCACTCGAGGCTGCCTCCTGATTCACCGTCTCAACTCTATCCTTGTCGCGTTGTCATG GTGAGTGAGAAGACTGAACATAACGTGTCAGTGAGGTTTCCAAGCAGGCTGTCGATCCGCGAACACTTCAGGGACAAAGCCAGTGGGGAAGTGAACGGAAAAATGTACCCTGCGCTGGATGAGAGGTGGGAAATGGGGTTGAATATCGCGGGCCAAGTGCTTCCCCGGCAGATCCCAACTGAAGAATTTTCTGAGCAAAGAAATTTACCCAGCTTCTGGTCAGTGCAGCAACTAGAAACTGAGAAAATCTCCATCCCAGCAAGTGATGGTGAGTTGGGAGATTTGACATCTAAGAAGGGTAAGTGCTGGTCTGAACTAAAATGTGAAGGGCTAGTGAAGTGGGGTATGCGCCGGAAAGTTAGGTTCATCAGCCGATATTTTGAGGACAACTCGGAACATCTGACAAGTGAAGTtaaggaagaagagaaaggaGATGAGGAAGAGACGGAAGAAGCTGCTAAATTTGACATGCCAGAGACGAGGGGGAGCCGGAAGAGAAAGCGGCATACTTTCAATCGTACTCAAAAAGCTAAACGTGAAAAGCAACAGCGAAGCAGTGGTTACACTGGAAGAATACTAAAGAACTCCAAGGATAGATGGTCTGCGGAAAG GTATAAAGTCGCGGAAGAGAATATGTTAAAGATACTAAAAGCTAAAGGTGCGGTGTTTGGCAACCCAATTCTACGACCAGAATTAAGACAAGAAGCTCGCAAAAAGATTGGTGACACGGGTTTATTAGACCACCTGTTGAAACATATGGCAGGGAAGGTGGCTCCAGGTGGTGCTGAGAGATTCCGACGGCGTCACAATGCGGATGGGGCAATGGAGTATTGGTTAGAAAATGCCGACTTAGTTAGTATCAGACGTGAGGCTGGGGTGCAAGATCCCTACTGGACCCCACCACTAGGGTGGAAGCCTGGTGATAGCCCTACTCAAGACCCCGTCTGTGCTAAGGAGTTAAAGCGGCTCAAACAAGAGATGGCCCAAATGAAGAG AGTTATGGATGAGTTGGTATCAAAGAAGCGACATGAAGAAGGATGGGTAACGGCAGGCAAAGATTCTTCTATTATGCATGATGAGAACTTGGTCGTCCGTCATGGAGATTCATTGCACTCATTAAAG AAGATGTATCAAGACTTGGTGAAGATGAAAGCTAAAATCGATGAACAACTATCCAAAATTTCATGTTCTTTGAAGGGAATGGAG GAAGAGATGGGAGAGCTAACTTCCACTGTGGAAGAACCAGAGAAGAAGTCAGAATCACAAGGAATGGCGATGGGGTCGGCAGTATCAGTAGCAGGGAGTGGTGAAAAAGCGGAGGGAGAAAggatgaaaagaaaaggagaaaaagaaaaaggagtgGCGGACCCAAGAGCAGGCgatgaagaaggaaaaaacgTGGGAGGTGGCAAGTCAGAAGAAAAAGCAGCAAAAATACAGAGACTGAAGAGCGGTTTCAGGTTATGCAAGCCACAGGGAACATTCCTGTGGCCAAGCAGCATGGCTGTGTCCCCTCAGGTTGTGGTCCAGGTGGAAGACCTCCTGGCGCTCCCCACTCCTCCGTCTGTCTCTTCCTCCACCTCACCACCACTACCACTACCACCACCTCCGCCGCTGCCGCTATCACAACCCATCTCCCCTGTCAAACCCTTGGCTGAGAAGCGCCACGTCAACGCCACACCTCATCACACTACCACCCTCATCAACCTCAACGAACCCCCTTCAGTTACTGCTTCCACTAACAATGGATCTGGCGGGACCTCTGCTTCCGCGTCTGGCTTCTATCAACCAAATCACACTCCCACCATCACTGATGTTTTGCCACGt GGTAAAATTGGGAAGGATGTGGTGAATCCATGGGAGGATTTGGCAGGACCTGAATCGAAGAATTTCACAGGATACTCTCACCAGTGGCAGCAGCGAAGGGGATACTCCAACTCCaacacctccacctccacctccacctccaacACATGCTTGGCCATGGGAATGGGGACCTGGCTGGCTTTGTCTAGTCCCAACTCAATGGATAACTCACACCGGAATTAG
- the LOC100250873 gene encoding 14-3-3-like protein G-BOX factor 14 kappa has product MAPPSVPETLTREQYVYMAKLAEQAERYEEMAKFMEKLVFDSTPVGELTVEERNLLSVAYKNVIGALRAAWRIVSSIEQKEEGRQNDDHVSLVKDYRSTVESELSEVCANILKLIESHLIPSASSSESKVFFLKMKGDYHRYLAEFKFGNERKEAAEFTMLAYKAAQDIAHADLSPTHPIRLGLALNFSVFYYEILNSSEKACSMAKQAFEEAIAELDTLGEDSYKDSTLIMQLLRDNLTLWSSDMQEQLDEI; this is encoded by the exons ATGGCGCCGCCGTCGGTCCCAGAAACCCTAACCCGAGAGCAGTACGTGTATATGGCGAAACTCGCCGAGCAGGCCGAGCGGTACGAGGAGATGGCGAAGTTCATGGAGAAGCTCGTCTTCGATTCCACCCCCGTCGGCGAGCTCACCGTCGAGGAGCGCAACCTCCTCTCCGTCGCCTACAAGAACGTCATCGGCGCGCTCCGCGCCGCCTGGAGGATCGTGTCGTCAATAGAGCAGAAGGAGGAGGGGCGCCAGAACGATGATCACGTGTCTCTCGTCAAGGACTACAGATCCACGGTGGAGTCAGAGCTCTCAGAGGTCTGCGCTAATATATTGAAACTGATCGAGTCGCATCTCATACCTTCGGCTTCGTCCAGTGAGTCCAAGGTGTTTTTTCTGAAGATGAAGGGGGATTATCATCGGTATCTGGCGGAATTCAAGTTTGGAAATGAGAGGAAAGAAGCCGCCGAGTTTACTATGCTCGCCTACAAGGCTGCTCAG GATATTGCGCATGCTGATCTTTCTCCAACACATCCCATAAGGTTGGGGCTGGCACTCAACTTCTCAGTGTTTTACTATGAGATTCTTAATTCGTCAGAGAAAGCTTGTAGCATGGCCAAACAG GCCTTTGAGGAAGCCATTGCTGAGCTGGACACATTGGGTGAAGACTCCTACAAGGACAGTACTCTCATCATGCAACTCCTCAGGGACAATCTCACTCTTTGGTCTTCAGATATGCAG GAGCAGTTAGATGAGATTTAA